Proteins from a single region of Ziziphus jujuba cultivar Dongzao chromosome 1, ASM3175591v1:
- the LOC107406450 gene encoding probable disease resistance protein At4g19060: METNETETQLATTVLNSKDRVEETPAMAPEIEQYLMSKFEKGLDVNAKGSSRIPFVSKFREIKTLLRKILWSTPREDSSMREKLYSLNDLLVESQMLSEKHCIFFSPEDLVTMNNIRMKLNKIKTELKEMKVQRAASNGNIQQQPKNGSSVDTPISKPPETSLPPAAEIKVHGFDEDAIIVKKLLLSRTNEDGFKAIAIVGTKGIGKTTLSQMIFNKPEVKTHFLPRIWVSMSNDDNDDDDDDDQDPKRAIVKRMLISLGVEKKTVSESHGLRDLLFALYLQLVGKKYLIVLDDARDKDSWYEQLNSGGLADDKKCETRFGDGLPKGYGGRVIVTSRNEELAKTMVGEKNLHHLLPLTSKSCWAIFKDAVNDDTYNPPNVEDLQMEVKQKCGGIPLAAKMMGEMCSQQRQDEAE, from the coding sequence ATGGAAACAAATGAGACAGAAACCCAACTTGCTACCACAGTTTTGAACAGCAAAGATAGAGTTGAAGAGACTCCTGCCATGGCTCCGGAGATTGAACAGTATCTAATGTCTAAATTCGAAAAAGGACTTGATGTGAATGCGAAGGGAAGCTCCAGAATTCCCTTCGTTAGCAAATTTCGAGAAATAAAGACTTTGCTCCGAAAGATTTTATGGTCAACCCCGCGGGAGGATTCATCAATGAGGGAGAAGCTCTACTCCCTCAACGACCTCTTGGTCGAGTCTCAGATGTTATCGGAAAAGCACTGCATATTTTTCTCTCCAGAGGATCTAGTCACCATGAACAACATCAGGATGAAGTTGAACAAGATAAAGACAGAACTCAAGGAAATGAAAGTTCAGAGAGCGGCTTCGAATGGGAACAtccaacaacaaccaaaaaatggGTCATCAGTGGACACGCCTATCTCCAAGCCCCCAGAGACTTCTCTTCCTCCAGCAGCTGAGATAAAGGTTCATGGGTTTGATGAGGATGCTATCATAGTAAAGAAATTGCTTCTTTCTCGAACAAATGAAGATGGGTTCAAGGCGATCGCCATTGTTGGAACCAAGGGAATAGGGAAAACAACACTTTCCCAGATGATATTTAACAAACCCGAGGTGAAAACCCACTTCCTGCCAAGAATCTGGGTATCCATGTCCAACGAtgacaatgatgatgatgatgatgatgatcaggaCCCAAAACGAGCAATTGTCAAGAGAATGTTGATTTCACTGGGAGTTGAAAAGAAGACTGTTTCCGAGTCTCATGGACTCCGAGACCTATTGTTCGCTCTTTACTTGCAACTGGTAGGAAAGAAGTACCTGATAGTTCTCGACGATGCCAGGGATAAGGATTCGTGGTACGAGCAATTGAATTCTGGGGGGTTAGCTGATGATAAAAAATGCGAAACGAGGTTTGGAGATGGATTGCCAAAAGGGTATGGAGGAAGAGTAATCGTGACAAGTAGGAATGAAGAATTAGCGAAAACGATGGTGGGGGAGAAGAATCTGCATCATCTTCTACCACTTACGTCTAAGAGCTGCTGGGCAATCTTCAAAGACGCAGTTAACGATGACACGTACAATCCTCCAAACGTGGAAGATCTGCAAATGGAAGTCAAGCAGAAATGTGGTGGGATTCCATTAGCAGCAAAAATGATGGGTGAGATGTGTAGTCAACAACGCCAAGATGAAGCGGAGTGA
- the LOC107406449 gene encoding uncharacterized protein LOC107406449 — translation MVSAIPISVKRIWDEWNLRGSIILSLSLQTFLILFAPFRKRTENMSVILLIWSAYLLADWVANFAVGLISSSQGESPNPDGNHDALLAFWAPFLLLHLGGPDTITAFALEDNALWLRHLLGLIFQVVAALYVFIQTLPKNKLWLPTLLLFLAGVIKYAERTRALFLASLDNFKESMLKEPDPGPNYAKLMAEYSSKKDSKLPTRIEMTPEPDRKIRNVPSPDERLDNVLVVQNAYRFFKIFKGLIVDLIFSFRERDESRFFFYQRTSEEAFSLISVELNFIYEVLYTKVVVVHSRVGYVFRFLSFSAVLVALLLFNSFEKRIKLHHIDVGITYMLLLGAIGLDTIAFFKLIFSDWTVISLKEKKKKSWIYGIFERYLKLKRPSCFTSSPYCLDWARRIFFRRWSESVSSFNLIDYCLKERPKLNKVIDCGDTVWLKVIDTFGLRDFRDKMKYVSSKPLDKKLWEFIFEELKKKSKVANDPETAKRICSARGYWVLQDIPWNSDSTTLMPYVSDVDYDQSLLLWHIATEICYNNDNAKGRKDDNIKFSKTLSDYMLYLLVMQPTMMSSIAGIGQIRFRDTCAEAKRFFSRSELKQREEQSEACKRIHEVNTDVRPVAVKGDRSKSVLFDASILAKELDNKFKGKKWELMSAVWVELLSYAANHCRANTHAQLLSKGGELVTFVWLSMAHFGIGEQFQISKGHARAELIVGK, via the coding sequence ATGGTTTCCGCAATCCCCATAAGCGTCAAGAGGATATGGGATGAATGGAACCTCCGGGGTTCTATTATCTTAAGCCTCTCACTGCAGacctttttaattctttttgcaCCCTTCAGGAAGCGAACAGAGAATATGTCGGTAATCTTGCTCATCTGGTCTGCCTACCTGCTGGCTGACTGGGTTGCCAACTTTGCAGTTGGACTTATCTCCAGCAGCCAAGGCGAAAGTCCGAATCCAGACGGTAATCATGATGCCCTTTTGGCGTTTTGGGCTCCCTTTCTCTTGTTGCACCTTGGGGGTCCAGACACCATAACTGCATTTGCTCTAGAGGATAATGCATTGTGGCTAAGGCACTTGCTTGGCCTTATATTCCAAGTTGTTGCTGCGCTTTATGTCTTCATTCAAACACTTCCCAAAAATAAGCTGTGGCTTCCAACTTTGCTTTTGTTTCTTGCCGGAGTGATCAAATATGCTGAGAGGACACGGGCTTTGTTCCTTGCAAGCTTGGATAATTTCAAAGAATCCATGCTTAAAGAACCTGATCCTGGGCCCAACTATGCGAAGCTCATGGCGGAATACTCTTCAAAGAAAGACTCCAAACTCCCAACTCGCATAGAGATGACTCCAGAACCTGACAGAAAAATTAGGAATGTACCTTCACCAGATGAACGACTAGACAATGTTTTAGTAGTGCAGAATGCGTATCGCTTCTTTAAAATATTCAAGGGTCTTATTGTGGATCTAATATTCAGCTTCCGTGAACGCGATGAGAGCCGATTCTTTTTCTACCAAAGAACATCAGAAGAGGCTTTCAGTTTAATATCAGTTGAGCTCAACTTCATCTATGAAGTTCTCTATACCAAGGTTGTTGTAGTGCATTCGAGGGTGGGATATGTCTTCCGGTTCTTATCTTTCAGTGCTGTTTTGGTAGCCCTTTTGCTCTTCAATTCATTTGAGAAACGTATTAAGCTCCATCACATAGATGTTGGCATTACTTACATGTTGCTCCTTGGTGCCATAGGCTTGGATACCATAGCTTTCTTCAAGCTCATTTTCTCAGATTGGACTGTTATTTCTctgaaagagaagaagaaaaaatcttGGATTTACGGTATCTTTGAGAGATACCTCAAGTTAAAGAGGCCAAGTTGTTTTACAAGTTCACCATATTGTTTGGATTGGGCTAGAAGGATCTTTTTCCGAAGATGGTCAGAATCTGTTTCCTCATTCAACTTGATAGATTATTGCCTGAAAGAACGCCCCAAATTGAATAAGGTCATTGATTGTGGGGACACTGTTTGGTTGAAAGTGATTGATACATTTGGCCTGAGGGATTTTCGAGATAAGATGAAATACGTGTCCAGCAAGCCACTTGACAAGAAGCTATGGGAATTCATTTTTGAGGAGCTAAAAAAGAAATCCAAGGTTGCAAATGATCCTGAAACTGCCAAGAGAATATGTTCAGCTAGAGGCTATTGGGTTCTCCAGGATATCCCATGGAACAGTGACAGCACCACTCTAATGCCTTATGTTAGTGATGTTGATTACGATCAGAGCCTTCTGCTGTGGCACATTGCCACTGAAATCTGTTATAATAATGACAATGCTAAAGGGCGTAAGGATGACAATATTAAGTTTAGTAAGACCCTGTCTGATTACATGCTATATCTTTTAGTAATGCAACCTACTATGATGTCTTCAATAGCAGGAATTGGTCAAATACGATTTCGGGATACTTGTGCTGAGGCCAAAAGATTCTTTAGCAGATCGGAACTAAAACAAAGAGAAGAACAGAGTGAGGCCTGTAAGAGAATCCATGAGGTAAATACGGATGTTAGACCTGTGGCTGTGAAGGGCGACCGTAGCAAATCTGTACTGTTTGATGCAAGCATATTGGCCAAGGAACTAGATAATaagtttaaaggaaagaaatggGAGCTTATGAGTGCAGTGTGGGTGGAATTATTGTCATATGCTGCCAATCACTGCAGGGCAAATACCCATGCTCAATTGCTAAGCAAAGGTGGAGAGCTTGTAACTTTTGTTTGGTTATCGATGGCTCATTTTGGCATCGGGGAGCAGTTCCAAATCAGTAAGGGTCATGCAAGAGCAGAACTGATTGTGggcaaatga